One Nocardioides aromaticivorans genomic window carries:
- a CDS encoding DUF7218 family protein, which translates to MPGKKHGPGIKNPDMYEELREDGASKEKAARISNAAKSEGASEIGRRGGKAGDYEDWTVDELHERAAELDIEGRSSMNKGELIDALRNH; encoded by the coding sequence ATGCCCGGCAAGAAGCACGGCCCGGGGATCAAGAACCCCGACATGTACGAGGAGCTCCGCGAGGACGGCGCCAGCAAGGAGAAGGCCGCCCGGATCTCGAACGCGGCGAAGTCCGAGGGCGCCTCGGAGATCGGCCGTCGTGGCGGCAAGGCCGGCGACTACGAGGACTGGACCGTCGACGAGCTGCACGAGCGGGCCGCCGAGCTCGACATCGAGGGCCGCTCGTCGATGAACAAGGGCGAGCTCATCGACGCCCTGCGCAACCACTGA
- a CDS encoding DUF6328 family protein yields the protein MTPPATLGDHQRPPRQLDRNLGELLQELRVMQTGVQILTGFLLTVPFTERFHDLTAGQHRLYLGILLGAVITTCTIVAPVCYHRLLFRQGERDWLVRAAHLCCLGGIVGLGVVSAAVVYLVFDVVLGGSAAPIAAAAVALAFIALWAAVPFTLRDRER from the coding sequence GTGACGCCCCCGGCGACGCTGGGGGACCACCAGCGGCCGCCCCGGCAGCTCGACCGCAACCTCGGCGAGCTGCTCCAGGAGCTGCGCGTCATGCAGACCGGCGTGCAGATCCTCACCGGCTTCCTGCTGACGGTGCCGTTCACCGAGCGCTTCCACGACCTGACCGCTGGGCAGCACCGGCTGTACCTCGGGATCCTCCTCGGTGCCGTCATCACCACCTGCACGATCGTGGCGCCCGTCTGCTACCACCGCCTGCTCTTCCGGCAGGGGGAGCGGGACTGGCTGGTCCGGGCGGCCCACCTGTGCTGCCTCGGCGGCATCGTCGGCCTGGGTGTTGTCTCGGCGGCCGTCGTCTACCTCGTCTTCGACGTGGTCCTCGGCGGATCCGCCGCACCGATCGCCGCGGCGGCGGTCGCGCTGGCCTTCATCGCGTTGTGGGCCGCGGTCCCGTTCACCCTGCGGGACCGCGAGCGATGA
- a CDS encoding PAS and ANTAR domain-containing protein, with translation MEQVGSLAEVGQDRQTGRFVFHVATSTWEWDDDVFAIHGYRPGEVEPTTELIMKHKHELDRELVEETLAAAVVDGAPFNIYYRIIVGDQIRRVVLVGEGEYDDGTAIGSGADRLVGYYLDLTPEMVAESSAAADAAVAASAKARDTIEQAKGILMLGYGLDADAAFAMLKWWSRNRNVKVREVADRLIQVAREGHVSHPGLRRLLDSLLDDLTTRRTPPAS, from the coding sequence GTGGAGCAGGTCGGATCCCTCGCCGAGGTGGGGCAGGACCGCCAGACGGGCAGGTTCGTCTTCCACGTCGCGACGAGCACCTGGGAGTGGGACGACGACGTCTTCGCCATCCACGGCTACCGGCCCGGCGAGGTCGAACCGACCACCGAGCTGATCATGAAGCACAAGCACGAGCTGGACCGCGAGCTCGTCGAGGAGACCCTGGCTGCCGCGGTGGTCGACGGGGCGCCCTTCAACATCTACTACCGGATCATCGTCGGCGACCAGATCCGGCGGGTCGTGCTCGTCGGCGAGGGCGAGTACGACGACGGCACGGCCATCGGCAGCGGCGCCGACCGCCTCGTCGGCTACTACCTCGACCTGACCCCGGAGATGGTGGCGGAGAGCAGCGCCGCCGCCGACGCGGCAGTCGCCGCCTCCGCCAAGGCCCGCGACACGATCGAGCAGGCCAAGGGCATCCTGATGCTCGGCTACGGGCTGGACGCCGACGCGGCCTTCGCGATGCTGAAGTGGTGGTCGCGCAACCGCAACGTCAAGGTGCGCGAGGTCGCCGACCGGCTGATCCAGGTCGCGCGCGAGGGGCACGTCAGCCACCCCGGCCTGCGCCGGCTGCTCGACAGCCTGCTCGACGACCTGACGACGCGCCGCACGCCCCCGGCGTCCTAG
- a CDS encoding NRAMP family divalent metal transporter, with amino-acid sequence MKRYLNVLLGVLTAIGGFVDIGDLVTNAQVGARFGLSLVWVVVLGVVGICVFAEMSGRIAAVSGRATFDLVRERLGPRMGFLNLVGSMLVTLLTFIAEIGGVALALQLVSSVNHVLLVPFVAAAVWIVLWRAKFSSIENVLGLLGLTLIGFAVALWQLGPDWGELASTLSPAEKPGAESWATYAFFGVALFGAAMTPYEVFFFSSGGVEERWTSKDIGVMRANVLIGFPLGGILSVAIAGCAAVVLMPQGIAVETLGQVGLPVAVALGKVGLAVVVLGFFAATFGAACETGLSTGYSLAQYFGFQWGKYVRTPEAAGFHVILLVMTVLAAGVLLTGVDPIMVTEISVVFSAVALPLTYFPILVVANDPDYLGEHRNGRLANLLGLVYLVVIVVAAVAAIPLIIATSMGQG; translated from the coding sequence GTGAAGCGCTACCTCAACGTCCTGCTGGGCGTGCTGACCGCCATCGGCGGGTTCGTCGACATCGGGGACCTGGTCACCAACGCCCAGGTCGGCGCCCGCTTCGGACTGTCCCTCGTCTGGGTGGTGGTGCTCGGCGTGGTCGGCATCTGCGTCTTCGCGGAGATGTCCGGGCGGATCGCCGCGGTGAGCGGGCGGGCGACCTTCGACCTCGTGCGCGAGCGGCTCGGGCCGCGGATGGGCTTCCTCAACCTGGTCGGCTCGATGCTGGTCACCCTGCTGACCTTCATCGCCGAGATCGGCGGCGTGGCGCTGGCGCTGCAGCTGGTGAGCTCGGTCAACCACGTGCTGCTGGTGCCCTTCGTCGCGGCCGCGGTGTGGATCGTCCTGTGGCGGGCGAAGTTCTCGTCGATCGAGAACGTCCTCGGCCTGCTGGGCCTGACCCTCATCGGCTTCGCGGTCGCGCTGTGGCAGCTCGGCCCGGACTGGGGTGAGCTGGCCTCGACCCTGTCGCCGGCCGAGAAGCCGGGAGCCGAGTCGTGGGCGACCTACGCCTTCTTCGGCGTCGCCCTCTTCGGCGCCGCGATGACGCCCTACGAGGTCTTCTTCTTCTCCAGCGGCGGCGTCGAGGAGCGGTGGACCAGCAAGGACATCGGCGTGATGCGCGCCAACGTCCTCATCGGCTTCCCGCTCGGCGGCATCCTGTCGGTCGCCATCGCCGGGTGCGCCGCGGTCGTGCTGATGCCGCAGGGGATCGCGGTGGAGACGCTCGGCCAGGTGGGGCTTCCCGTCGCGGTCGCCCTCGGCAAGGTCGGGCTGGCCGTGGTGGTGCTCGGCTTCTTCGCGGCCACCTTCGGTGCGGCGTGCGAGACCGGCCTGTCGACGGGCTACAGCCTGGCGCAGTACTTCGGCTTCCAGTGGGGCAAGTACGTCCGGACCCCCGAGGCGGCGGGCTTCCACGTGATCCTGCTCGTCATGACGGTGCTGGCCGCCGGCGTGCTGCTCACCGGGGTGGACCCGATCATGGTCACCGAGATCTCGGTGGTCTTCTCCGCGGTCGCGCTGCCGCTGACCTACTTCCCGATCCTCGTCGTCGCCAACGACCCGGACTACCTCGGCGAGCACCGCAACGGGCGCCTCGCCAACCTCCTCGGCCTCGTCTACCTGGTGGTCATCGTGGTCGCGGCCGTCGCTGCGATCCCGCTGATCATCGCGACCTCGATGGGACAGGGCTGA
- a CDS encoding CDGSH iron-sulfur domain-containing protein — protein MSARRVTVTECPGGPLLIRGADEVVGIDGTTGTVDRAVVAMCRCGRSERLPWCDDSHRARKRRKKKEQTDE, from the coding sequence ATGAGCGCGCGACGGGTCACCGTCACCGAGTGCCCGGGCGGGCCGCTGCTCATCCGCGGCGCCGACGAGGTGGTCGGCATCGACGGGACGACCGGCACGGTCGACCGGGCCGTCGTCGCGATGTGCCGGTGCGGCCGCTCCGAGCGGCTGCCCTGGTGCGACGACAGCCACCGCGCAAGGAAGCGCAGGAAGAAGAAGGAGCAGACGGACGAGTAG
- a CDS encoding SDR family oxidoreductase, which yields MTDDIQFPAQQQTPPGLTGEMRPEPDHGEQSYVGNGRLEGQVVLVTGGDSGIGRAVAIACAREGADIAFTHLAEEQPDADATVTLVEEAGRRVVPMALDLTRREACDEAVQRTVDEFGGLDVLVNNAGYQMARDHAIEDFSDDRIDRTFKTNLYALMWLVRAAVPHLRKRPGCIINNASIQAYEPSTALLDYAATKAAINNLTVNLAASLGPDGIRVNAVAPGPIWTPLQPATQEPEKVERFGADTPLDSAGQPAEVAPAFVFLASPAEASYVSGTVLGVTGGKPVF from the coding sequence ATGACCGACGACATCCAGTTCCCCGCCCAGCAGCAGACGCCGCCGGGACTGACCGGCGAGATGCGCCCCGAGCCCGACCACGGCGAGCAGTCGTACGTCGGGAACGGTCGCCTCGAGGGCCAGGTCGTGCTCGTGACCGGTGGTGACTCCGGCATCGGCCGCGCGGTCGCGATCGCCTGCGCCCGGGAAGGTGCCGACATCGCCTTCACCCACCTCGCCGAGGAGCAGCCCGACGCCGACGCCACGGTCACCCTCGTCGAGGAGGCCGGGCGCCGCGTCGTACCGATGGCGCTCGACCTGACCCGCCGGGAGGCGTGTGACGAGGCGGTGCAGCGCACCGTCGACGAGTTCGGCGGTCTCGACGTCCTCGTCAACAACGCCGGCTACCAGATGGCCCGCGACCACGCGATCGAGGACTTCAGCGACGACCGGATCGACCGGACCTTCAAGACCAACCTCTACGCCCTGATGTGGCTGGTCCGCGCCGCCGTCCCGCACCTGCGCAAGCGTCCGGGCTGCATCATCAACAACGCCTCGATCCAGGCGTACGAGCCGTCCACGGCCCTCCTCGACTACGCCGCCACGAAGGCGGCGATCAACAACCTCACGGTCAACCTCGCGGCCTCCCTCGGTCCCGACGGAATCCGGGTGAACGCCGTCGCGCCGGGCCCGATCTGGACGCCCCTGCAGCCTGCGACCCAGGAGCCGGAGAAGGTCGAGAGGTTCGGCGCCGACACCCCGCTCGACAGCGCCGGGCAGCCGGCCGAGGTCGCACCCGCCTTCGTCTTCCTGGCCTCGCCCGCGGAGGCGTCGTACGTCTCCGGCACGGTGCTCGGCGTCACGGGCGGCAAGCCGGTGTTCTGA
- a CDS encoding iron-containing redox enzyme family protein, whose amino-acid sequence MRLPEPCGPLSEGVVRALTAEATGPHPVPEPRAVGDVVLPLADRDLQLALWILYELHYRGYDGVDPGAEWDPLLLVSRAALERVFERAVRSLADESAPEDGLGHVGDPAERVTRELTRMTVKEGPGETVRFLERRATREEFVSYLRRRAVHHLRESDPHSFLLPRLSGAAKVGLAELQYDEYGSGRPDRLHQELFAAALRSLDLSTDLASYAEEADAATLASVNVMSLFALNRRLRGAALGHLAAFEATSSLPCDRIARGARRLGLPDEVAAYYEEHVVADAVHEQLAIRTICGALVTDEPELADDVLMGARACLALDGIAGQAQLDAWLEARSAPRQSTGRRAG is encoded by the coding sequence ATGCGGCTCCCCGAACCGTGCGGCCCCCTCAGCGAGGGCGTCGTGCGCGCCCTGACCGCCGAGGCGACCGGCCCCCACCCCGTCCCCGAGCCGCGCGCCGTCGGCGACGTGGTCCTGCCCCTGGCCGACCGCGACCTCCAGCTCGCGCTGTGGATCCTCTACGAGCTCCACTACCGCGGGTACGACGGCGTCGACCCCGGCGCCGAGTGGGACCCGCTGCTCCTGGTCAGCCGCGCAGCGCTGGAGCGCGTCTTCGAGCGGGCCGTGAGGTCGCTCGCCGACGAGTCCGCTCCGGAGGACGGGCTGGGCCACGTGGGCGACCCGGCCGAGCGCGTCACCCGCGAGCTCACCCGGATGACGGTGAAGGAGGGACCGGGCGAGACCGTCCGCTTCCTCGAGCGCCGCGCCACCCGCGAGGAGTTCGTCTCCTACCTGCGCCGCCGCGCGGTCCACCACCTGCGCGAGTCCGACCCGCACAGCTTCCTGCTGCCGCGCCTCAGCGGCGCCGCGAAGGTCGGCCTCGCCGAGCTGCAGTACGACGAGTACGGCTCCGGACGCCCCGACCGGCTGCACCAGGAGCTGTTCGCCGCCGCGCTGCGCTCCCTCGACCTGTCGACCGACCTGGCGTCGTACGCCGAGGAGGCGGACGCCGCCACCCTCGCCTCGGTCAACGTGATGTCCCTCTTCGCGCTCAACCGCCGGCTGCGGGGTGCGGCCCTGGGCCACCTCGCCGCCTTCGAGGCGACCAGCTCGCTGCCCTGCGACCGGATCGCCCGGGGTGCCCGGCGCCTCGGCCTGCCCGACGAGGTGGCGGCGTACTACGAGGAGCACGTGGTGGCCGACGCCGTGCACGAACAGCTCGCGATCCGCACCATCTGCGGCGCCCTCGTCACCGACGAGCCCGAGCTGGCCGACGACGTGCTGATGGGGGCACGGGCCTGCCTGGCCCTCGACGGGATCGCGGGACAGGCGCAGCTCGACGCCTGGCTGGAGGCCAGGTCCGCGCCGCGCCAGTCCACCGGCCGGAGGGCCGGATGA